Within the Montipora foliosa isolate CH-2021 chromosome 11, ASM3666993v2, whole genome shotgun sequence genome, the region GTTTCACCACTTTGTTGTGCCTTACATTGTTCCATCCGTCCACCACGAAGAGTGCGTGACAGTAATATACAACACGTACTTACATCCTAGACCATACGCATGAAATAAAATCTTGAATCTTATGCACTTTGAAATTTAGTCCTGGCAATAGCATACCACATCCTAAACAGTAAAAACAAGCCAATTACCATGGTCACTCAGCTCAGGATCGGGATGGTCAGCTGACGAGTTAACTTTACCATCTGCACGACCACAACCCGTGTCTACTAATCTTGGCATTCCTCCAGGACCTGCAAAAAGAACATTGAGATGAAAAAACTCAGTGCGACTTATGAAAGATCCATGCAAACGTGCTAGACATGAgatgtaaaataaaagaaaagtcaCTTCAAGTAGTTATGCATATTAATTCTCGCAACCTTTAAACATTATAAAAGCTAATTTTCCCTATTGACGCAAGCATCAGCGGACTCAACAATAAATACCTTGTTGTTGAGTTGAATCTTTTGTACCAATGATCAACTGTTTATGTTGCTTATGCTTTTGCTTGTGTTGCTAAGCAAAAATCAGTCTACTTGTTGGCCCTGTAGGGacatattatttttatgcaaGTGCCTTAGGGTGGGGAGAATCATTGTAGAATGCTTACTTTTCTTGTTTACTGCACTTTGTTCTTGGCCAAAGCACTTGCCACCCTGTGCATTGCCTCTCGCTTTCGCCAGAACCCTGACCACAACCGATGAATTGGAAGAGAAAGATGCATTTGCAGCAGCTTGTTCCAGGAGCTCAAATTCTTCTAGTTCTTCTTCTTCAATCTGGACATTATAAAGCAAAATGATGTATGTAAACTGTGTGTAGCAACCAGTCAAAAAACAATAGAGCACTGTATTGTCACTAATGtctgcccaattttgacatgcAACCCAAAGCGTCCCTTTAAGTCTGAGACTTTGCTACCAATAGAACTCTTAAGCTTGTATGTGTATGTCATGAGGCTTCCTCGATTAGCTTGACAGGAACTAGTGGGTTTAGTGTGTAATTTTATGCTCTGTAacttttgttgctgttgttgatgaTGCGTTTTGACTGCGTCAAACAGTTTTCTTGTTTCACTGTAGTTGTCCACTGGGACCTATAATGTGTTAAAGAGGCATACTGTAGCTAATTAAGGTGTCATTAAAAGATTTCTGTATCACCATTCTATACACACAGTAATTACTGTAACTCCAGAGCAAAATGCTTTCCCAAacagatttcttttttcttaggcTTTTGACACCAACAACAGTTTACGAATGCTTGAAAATAGCAGTTAGACCTTGATTATTTAAGAAAGTTTGACAATGTTCATGAATTCTCTGTCTACAGTACCTCTTGTTTCTCTTCCAGTTCTTGTAACCTCATTTGAAATGAAGCATCAATGCTGTTAAACAGTCCTGGTGGGTTACCAGTGGATTCTGCTCTTGAAAAGGCACTACTGAAAGTTGAAATCACATCATTAAGTTTCAGTAGGAGTTATACTGTAATTGACAGCTTCAATTACAGGAGTATTAAAAGAACGGGGACCTGTTTTTCAAgagtcccgaaactttttggGCCTATTCCGGGAGCCAAAATTCCCATTACAGTATATCAACACAGAGGTTCTCAGCCACGAAACTTTGCAATCCTTTTGGTTTttcatgttaaaagatcagcttttcaaaacaagcgaATTGCAGTTTGACAACTGgcttttcgggcctgaaaagttctcgggactttcaagaaacaggccccaggagGGGCGACACAAAGGAATACGACACTGAAGAAATAATGGTGGCAAGAGTAGGAGAGTCCCAACCCCACCACTAAATTCCACACTACCACCCCACTCTACAAAATGTCACTTGCATGGAGACACAGCTTTCAGGATTTGGAAGCACTTCTGACTTACAATGCAGAAAATGGCTCTAAATAATTATACATGTCAGTAGGAAAGGAGAATTTGCAGCCCCTTTTGAAACCCAACAAATCCTCCCCTGATAACAGCCATGGAAAAGAAAAGGGCCAatccaaataaatagtttattGGACATCAATTTAATGTCACTGGATGcataaattaattcaattgacattttaaagtgattttaacagcgataatgacgatgatgacaacatttatgataattatgacaacaaaataatgatgatgatgatgatgttgatgatggaCATCTGTTCatgacaataatttatttttcacaCCATCACAGCTGAATACAACCTAGTAAGGAATCCTTGTTACCTTTGCATCACTGGTTTGGGTTTATCGGGCAGCACTGCTTTTCCTCTCCCACTAGAGGCCTGTGTTTTTGGAGCAATAGATTCTTTTGACTGCTTTCCCTTGCTGAATGTAGTTTTGTCAGTTACACCAGCTGGCACTTGAGGACTTTTTGAGGCTATTTTGCGAGTTACCTGCCACACATTAAAGTTATTACGATATGAACCTTGCATAATATTATTTCTCAATCCCTACTGACTGGAGGGGTATCAAGTTTGGATTAATTCATCTGGCCTTGGTGGTTCAAAAGGTGTATAACGCTATGCACCGGATAAAACACTATCCAGGggataaacaccagcaaaaccaattgagttaaccagtggatagcgctattcacccttcgaacaactgggctcTGCATAATAACTGGTGGTTAATTCAGCCTTCATTCATTGGAACCTTACTAAGTAATTCACTTTGCAGTTTTGGATTGGACAGTCCAAAATAGTTTTGACAGTAATGATTTTGTAAGGTATAAATCACCATAATAAATTTCCCGCAGTTGTATCATCAGGCTGGTTGTTTTGTCTGTTGTTAGTCTATAAATTTGACCCTGCATATTAAAACGTTCTAGGAAAAATTACCTAGTATTAGGTTTCCTGTATACTCAAATGATTACATTATTAAGCAAAGGCATTAAACCATTGGCCTTGTTTGTTTATCTCCTTTACTGTAAGCGGACTAGGcaaaaatgtttaatttgtgtTGTAGAATCTCAAAGAATAGGGACCTTTCAGCCTTCTCAATATATTTTTGGGGAGCAGGTCATAAGAAAAGTGGAGATGGTTTTGGTGCATAAGGCACCCAAGTGAGTGCCCAAAGGAAGCAatcttctaggggggtctgggggcatgctcccctagggaattttttaaatttagacagTCACAGATGCAATTAAGTGCAATCTGGGGTATTTAAAGTGACAAAATTTCacatatggaattgacacttgcatggagtctgataagaaatactggaatgttagttaaataaacatttcatgtgCGCCACGCAAAAAAATATTGCGGACGCGAATTTGTATGTCAAACAAGCTTTTTACAAGCCTTTATAATATCTCCAGTGACTTTATGTTAGAGCTAAAAATTTAATGTGTTGTGTCTGACTTTTTCTGACTGGAAGGAGATGGTCAAGCTTTCTGAGGAGGCGGCTCATTGAGCCGTCGACCGGccggttttgagaaggctgacctttagatcggaggacaaGGACGACTACCAGTGGGTGTTTTCTGTTCTGAGGATGCACACTTCGAAAAATGTTGCCCTCCAAACCttgtgcgcatgctcagaacggaaaactttAACTTGTAGCAGTCCTCATCCTCCAATCTAAAGGTTCCTAATGTACACTTTCTCATCACAAAAGAGCCAGGCAATGGGTTGACCACACAGGTTTTAAGCCACATCCCTCAACACCCAGACAAAGACATCCTATGATAAGCTTTTTCACCCACCAGGAAAAACTCACCCTGCTCTGCATCACAGGACCACCAATTGGTACTGttggtttcttgttttcttgagATGAGTTACTGAGAATAGGATACCcagttttcctttctttcttttgtggTGCTGTCACAGACTGACCTGTTGGTCTCTGTGGTTGTCCTACTGTTTTATTTGATGCTGATTTTCCTTTAAACCTGACAAGCCCTTGACCTTTTCGGAGGAAGGTCCTCTGAGGTCTTTGTGGGCTTGCTCGTGATTCAGCCTCTGGTTTTGACGcctaaaaatataaaaagttaaTGTAAAGTATTAATGTCTTTGGCAATATCACAGGAATAATGCATGCATGACTATTTGCAAGGCTATGACAAATTGCCCCAAATTTCAGAGGGTAATTTTTTGGAAAAGACTAACTGCAATGTCACTAAGCATTGTCCATTGGCtaagttaacccattgactcccaggggttccccattgatgagtaaaatcgtctggcgttagacagagtaaaatactctgtaTGGCTGGTTCAGGTCagcttgggagtcaaagggttaacctGCTGCATGAACTGCCCCGTGTTCAACCTACCGGTAATCACGAAGGTAAAGAGGACTTCAAGGGTCTGACTCCAAAATCACCCCCCACCCCCAGGTACCTTtaacaggggtttcaatagaagccggttaccggcggtataccgccgcctgctttgcatcacaccgccggctagtttgccttaattttcactaaaaatgttatcataaacttgtcaaactgccgccttcaatgggctatcatggacggctatttcagaagttattgaaacccctgctttAAGGTAGGAGAGGGTGTGGAAGTAGTCAGAATTGATTATCCTTTCAACCCAAAGGGGTTCCCATTTGGCAACTAAAATGATATGTGGCTAAATGAAATATTGGCAAAGTTAAAATCAAGACATTGCCAGCCAGCAATATTACACGCTAGGGTTGTGGGGGGTGCTCAAAGTGTTGCGTAGGGGCCCACATACCAAGGTTGCTGCCCAACGGTTGCCCGGTCGCCTGCAGCGCCTTATTTACaagcgaccaaatttctgaacaagtagcccaaATGGGCACCTTACTTGATTTATccctcactttcttgtaaataaatcccagctggaattaattaattctgggctcttaaaaataaaaatttttaaaaattttcttaggcagcagccttgcatgATACTCGATATTGCAGATTGCAGATCTATCCATTGGTGGGTTTCTGTTGGTgctcaatagaccattttcgaattctcatagatggactggatctagcatgaaatggaggctaaatcaggcaaattaatttgcatttgaaaagatttgcccgcattagcctccatttcatgctagatccagtccagctgtgagaattcAACAGTTGCAACATGTTAATTTGCTCCCGCCCATCCCTCCCTCTGCTTCATGAGTGTGACTGGTCCCGGTTGGTGGTCTAtggtagggttaccctggctGCCAGCTCATTGTGTCTGAACATATGCATTCAGCACAACTTTCTTGGGCACCTACCCCCAAGCTCATTTTGCCGATGAGTTAAAATCCAACCATAAATGGCTGTTTGGGATGGAAAAGGGTTATTTGAAGGCAACATAGTCTTTGAGTGGACCTACATATTGTCAACCCTTTCGCCCCTAAGAGGTTCCCAACTGACTAGAAAACTCAGAAAATCCATGTTAGTGGCCATTGTAGGAGAACAAATACAACAGATTTCCTTCTAAACACAACTCAAAACTTTATACACAGAAGACCTCTTTTACATACCTCATCACACTTGAGTTGTTGTTCTAAAAGTTCCTCAAAGGTCTTCACCGAAGATCcctcccctagaacaaagatgAGTTATCACTCATTTTGACAATAACACTGACTTGTTACGCTTGATACACACAACAATCACCACAACAACAATAGACACTATCAGATAGTTTTTTTACAGTTTTCACACAATGTCATGACAGTTTTCTCCCAATCATTTATAGCATTGCTGCAGCAATGCATATTGATAGAACACAGATTGGCAGAATAACAGAACATGTATAAATAATATTGATTTACCTATGCCTGGTTTGATTGGCCTTGCTTCACCGTCAATCTCATCCTTACTTTCTTCATCTAGGCCATCGTTCTAATGAGTAAAACAAATTGTAGCCACTTTAGCAGAAATTTCTAGCCCCATTTCACCTAAATTTCCAACTTAACTCTTGAAAAGCATATCTTCCTCTGCGATAATGACAGAGGTGGTCATTAGGGAATATGGTGTCCTTCCTGGATATATTTAgcatgcaaaatgaaacagtGTGAGTGACAATTATTATTGCACACTTACACATGTACTGTAAAGCTGCAATTGACAAGGAATTATAGAGAATCCACACCAGAAATGGTCATAAATTAAAATGGACCAATCATCACTAAGGACTATGTGCAAGTTACAATGCATTCTTTTGAGAGCTGTATAGTTCTGTCTACTGCTATTGGAAATAAATGTTAATGGAACTGGCTTTCCAGAAGAACATTAGAAGACATTCTAAATAAAACGAGGTTAGTCATTATTTCCAATATTCCTATCGCAAAATGGTGACAAAAGACTACACTTTTAGTATGTATTATATTAACATTGAAAACTAATCTCTTACTTTTCTTACAGAATCAGAATCGTGCAGATCTATCACTGTTGTTTCTCTTGCATTACTTTCTTCAAATTCTGCCTCATCATAATTATTGTTGTCTTCCACTTCCTCTTCATCCATTTCTCTATCATCCATCTCATTAGGGTCCTTTTCAGATTCAGAGTCATACAAAGGGTAGACACCACTCATAGCATCTGCCTCTGATTGTTTATCAAAGTCTGTCTCAACACTTGCAAGCAGCTGAGCCCCAGGATCACAATTCCCCACCTTATCACACTGCGGATGTTGCTGTGTCGTTACTGGATCACTGTTTCCTTTATTATCTAATTTTTCTTGTATTCCTAAATTGGTCTGAATATCTGTGCCAGGAGAAAGCTCTTTATGTAAATTCGGAGTTTGGCAACTCTGCGCAATGTCGAGTATTTCCTTGGATTTCATTCCCGGATAAAACATGGGGCTGAACATGTTTGGTGCATCCAAaactttgtttccttgcaaTGGTTGTGTAACAGCAGATAGAGGTATTGCTCCCATGGGAAGGCGATAATTTGTTGAGTTCCACATCATTGGGTATACTGTTGTATTAAATGATGCGATACTTTCCTCAAGTCTCTCGTCCTCAGGTACCTTGTATTGTGGTGCACGAGTTCCACTTCCTGTCTCTGGTATCTGAGAGGGTAGTTCACCCTGGATCATCACCATCGTTGGTATGTTAGGACTAAAAGTAGCCCCAAAAGGATCACTAGATATTTGTCCCACACGTTCTCTATCATCAACTGCATCTGCTGTCCTTGTCGTGGTATTCACTGACACTGGCATGTTAGGAAATTGTTGCAGCTTACTTTGCAGTAAACCTGGACTTGCCCTCTTTCCAATGTCCTGACTTGATGCGGATTGGACTATCTGTCTTGATGTGGTCTGCTGATCATGAAGACTTCTTTGGGCAGCCAAGATGGCTTGAAGTTGACTCTGTTCCATTTTAAGTGTTTCCATTGACTGTTGCTGTTGACGTAACAtactttgctgttgttgttgctgccaCAGGCgcagttttctaaacttttcCAAAAGTTGAGTTTGATTTTGTGACTGTATAGAAGCATTTCTGGCCTTTAAGGGTTCCTGAGGCAAAGCACATTGAGAACCTATAATTTTGAAAGGAGCAAATTTGCTTATGCAGCATCAGAATAAATGTATTACAAATTTAAAAGTGCGCTGCTCGTTTGCGATTGGGTGAAAGCCTTAAACTAATTAAAAATGAGGGCAAAAAAGTACATTGGGGCACAGGCGGCCCAAGGTCACGATGCGAGTAGTTTGCTGCCGACATCTACTATTACATAACGACCGAGTTTGATTATGTGAAAAGTGAATCTCACCATGCAGCATATAGAGGTGTTGtgttacaacggtttgaatttttttttttttggttttcctttccTAACAAAGAGGAGAGGAAAACCAAAAAGCCATAACTCGCTTAAAAAGCTTCGGATTGAGCTGAGAAGCGAGATGACAATAGAAAAGACAACAAGACAttgaggtgagtcattttcattGCAAAAATATCAACATTTAGGCTAAAATGCCCATTACCGctttttccccatacaaactttcaaaaaattcaaaccatTGTAACACAACACCTCCACATGCTGCATGGCGAGAGTCACGTTTCGCGTAATCAAACTCGGTTGTTATGTTACAGTGTATAGTAGATGTAAGCGGCAAACTACTCGCATCGTGAGCTTGGGCCGCCTGTGGTTGGGGGGAGGGCACCGTCTAAACTTCGACAAATGCAAGCTCTCTATGCATTGCCATAAGTTACACAGATTGAAAGTCTCAAGTCCATTTTAATACTAACCTCTGGATGGCTAGATTCTCGAATACCCGGTTGGCCATTTACTGCATTTGAAAAATGTTACAAGGCcatttacacgacagaaaaatttgggtccggacccATCGAAAAAGCGATCAgacccataacttttgtaaagaaacactggagtttctacaggaccataggcgcctatggccctgtagaaactccagcatttctttgcaaacgttatgggtccgtaccgcttttttgacgggtccggacccaaatttttctgtcgtggaaACGGCCTTTACATCTGTCTCGTTTACCGTATCGACACGACAATAGTGGCCAGAAACCATGTATGTTATAATTATTTCGGACAATATATTGCTCAAGAAATCTCATTCATTACTATCATGGAAGCACAATTGTAAGACTTTTATATTgtactgggcccggttgttcgaaagctgattaacttaatccaggattagcgtaaactttggtttaattttttcaactttttggtgaaattttgttttgcttatttttgttcttcaagATCGACTTCctctaattttaatttttgcccaatatcagcgtcgaacagcatttgggaatagagaaataaactccttggttaatttttaatctggggttagcgttaatcggcttttgaacaacctggCCCTGATTACCAACCTTCAAACGGTGCATGATGCGCCAGAGCCACTTTTGTATCGGAATTTGTGATTTCTTGATGAACATATGGTATCGCGTTTTCATCTCTTGCTAATGAGGGATCATTTTCTTTCTGATTAATAACACCAACGTCCTCGGATTTCAAACGATCCATGACATTAATGCATAGCTTATCAGATTATAAGTTCTCGCACACAACCCAACAGTTTCGATCGCTCTCCCATCGCCACTGATTTCCACCGCGAACGGATCGATCTGTTAAGCAGCAATTTTTCCACATCCCTAAAATGGAATGATCGACGCCTAAGAAGTATTTTCTAGTTGAAAAACCCCGATGAACGCGCGGTAGAAAATTTGTGCAAAGGAACGCGCCATTTTTCAAAGTTATACAAGGAAGACGCGAATTCGCATGCGCAGATTTTACAGCGCTGACCAGTTTTATTACAACTTCAAACATGGCGAGGGCTTCGCGTGTTTCCGAAATCGAAGAAATCTTGAAGAAAGAACTGAATACAACTAAATTTAAAAGTTTAGGGTCTGCGAGCGGTGGCTGTATAAATGAGGGACACAGTTTTGATACCGATCACGGAAAGATTTTTGTAAAAGTAAATGAAAAATCCGAGGTACCGGAAACAAACGAGGCGATAGGGGGAATCTCCTTTGTCGATTGATTGTCTTGTTTGTTTTGATAACTAGCTTAAGTATTAGTCTGTTTACCTCTCAGGCCAGGAAAATGTTCGATGGTGAACTTTTAAGTCTGGAAACTATTTACAAGACAAACACAGTGCGAGTTCCTAAACCAATAAAGGTTAGCCAATTTGTAGAAAAGCAATGCAACTGAAATGTGAGTAAATGCCTTggaatttaaaattttttgtacaaaattattattcactgCAGGTGCTAGATAATCCTTCCggaaaagaaacaatttttgTCCAGGAATACCTCGATATGAAAGGCCTAAGAAAATACCAAGCTCAACTTGGAACAGAACTCGCAAGGCAAGTGGcgcaaaccagtttcaacaactTGGAGAGAATGTCTTATTAGGAGGATCAGCTTTACAaccactgttttttttttttttggcataatggCAATGGTATGGTGCCAAATGAAACACTATTAATTGCATGCATGCTTAGCAAGATGATGCACTCACTAACGTTAGGTaataggtcaccatggcaacaaaaaatCCATCAAAAAAACGCCCTcgtaaaaacgaactcggtgacccccaatttttattgctggaaagtgattggCATGCTATAATAACTCTCTCTgctaagtttaaaaaattctttgaattgagagccaccttaaaattttccagttgttaAGGTGACTATGAATCCGCTGCAGAGAAGTTTTTATAACTATTTCCTGAAAGtgttttaaactggtttgagcctccttaattatTGGCCTCGTTATCAAAatattaatattcatttgacaGTTCTTAACAAAGCAATCCCTCCACGCCACTACCATTCCTTTAGTTCAAGGAATATCACTTTTCAAATgtctgatttttttatcattgaCCCCGCCAAATTAAAATGCCTTGCCCCAGTTGTTTAAACGATGAATAGCACTGTGTcagataaattactatccagaGGATAAGTTATAGTGAAAGGCCGaattccaagttcatgtctgcgtcctcttcaaagcaagtccaagtgtgaagtttttcttatgaaaattagttttctttcatatttaAAGTTTTGCTagttaccatcacaaaaacttcgcacttagacttggAATGAACGTGGAAATGGCATATTGCGCTATCCAGGGAATTGTGATTTATCAGGTGGATagagttatccaccttttgaacgacTGGGGCCTGGACTATTACTAGTTTTTTTCTTGACTGCACCTTCAGCAGCGGTCCCAGGAACCCATTTATCCAAAGTCCCAAAAACTTTTCGAGCCTGAGAAGCCTTTTCCAAATCTGCTTGTTTTAATAAGTTGGTCTTCAAGATGTTTTCAGGATAGCAAAAAGCAAATTAAATGATTGTGGAATTTGGTGAATGAAAACCTCGCCATTTTCAAGATACAGAGGAATTTGTGATACCCAAAAAAGGCCCGGAAAGTtgcgggactttcaagaaatggGCCCCTACAAAAAGGTGTTCTATCGAACACTCAATGATGCCTTCATgtggggctggacaatctgtgaGCCAGCAAGTCATGCCAGTCTCGCATTTAAgtccaagcacccatttcaaatagtgctctagcctgataaacagtatttataAAGTCTAagacccattttaaaacggttagcctTCAATAATTGGGTGATTCGCATGTTGACGTGCCAGCTATTTTGTCGAGGTAAGTCAGAGGAAGAAATGGATTGTTTcgaagaaaatgcatatttttcaagtaATCACCTATGCAATactgaaacaattattattcacctcaggctaggtgaatatcagtgaataaaaaaaacgacttcatctcggtttttatttacagttattcacctcgactttatcgattaattgttaaataatgtcAAGAATATATCTACCGTAAGCTTTTATCATGATAATTTTCAAGATAACTTTTAAATTGTTGTGTAAAATGTGTAGACACTTAAAAGTATACCTATATCTGGCAGGCTTCATTtaaacaacattgaaaaacTCAAAAAAGCTGAATCTGGGAAGGACCAAGATTCAAAAGCAGTTGATAAGTTTGGATTTCTCACAACAACATGCTGTGGTTACCTTGCACAGAACAATGAATGGCACGATGATTGGGGGGTGAGTTTCAGAATGATAATGTGTAATATATAATGGAGTCGAGATGCAGCTTTTGCTACGGTTCTTATGATTCATGTAGAAAACAATGGGCGGAGTagtacggtatatatatatttaactaCACAGTCAACAAAACAGTGAAGCTGAACCCCAAACACATTATTATAGAACTGTGTCCTACACTGAAGTACTGTACTACTGTACTTTACTACTGTTAGTAATGATGtatattaaccctttaacacccaaaccggcctaaaccagaCGATTTgcctcgtcaatggggaacccccgggagacaatgggttaaattaaaaattaaaataaaaaattatcacCAATTTTCAGGAGGCAGATCTAAAGTaaaggtcacattccacagttTAAGACTAGAAGACCCTGCTCCACTGATGAACAACTATGCCAAATGTTTCGCttgacctgaaacaacatttttgtagaGTGATTAGGGCTAGGAGACACTTGcggtgttgtttatttatttgtagcACCAATGACATGTACACTGACCTGCATTTTCAGACGCGCCTATTTTCAGATGGGGGAAGGGCTAGAGAGGGAACCCCAAGAGCAAGTTTGCCAAGGAAAGAAAGTTGATCACGGTGACTTGAACAAAAAAagtcattaattttaattaattaaggggttgtgaatattattttaatagCTATGTTTCTTTTGTAACAGACATTTTACACCAAATGCAGATTGCAGCATCAAATGGACCTGATTGATAAAGAGGTATAAACAAATAGTTTGTACTTTAATTTTGTGAATTATTAGGCCACTGACCAGATCATTTCACACTTCATTCAGGTGTGGGTACTTGTGGTAAATTCAAGGAAATGCTTCACCTCTGGTTGGTGCCTGCTGTGGCACCTGTTCCTGATCCCTTCTATTTGTTTTCCCTCttattaaaatcattaaaacTACCTCTATGGAAAATTATGATCATTTCATGGTATGAAACGTTACAAAATATTGATTATGACTCCAGTACAGTGACGCAGAGGCAAGATCTCTATGGTCAAAACTGAAACCTAGAATACCAGAGTTTTTCAAAGATGTTGATGTAAAGCCATCACTTTTACATGGTGATCTTTGGAGCGGAAATGTGGCAGAAACAGATGAAGGGCCAggtattgaaaataaaattaataatattagtcgctttttttaaataaagtcctGGTAGCCGTcatcgtcctcgtttcgtaagctccctatttatgGTGACTTGCTCTTAGGGGTTAAATTAGGGAAACCTGGTCTTCTGTTCACTCTCCTTCGAAAACCTGGACTTTAATAGTtggtagatgaaaaaaaaagagaacaacaCCTTCAGTAGTGATACAAATCAATGTCTAATATTTAATAATCTATTTTTGTCCTTCAATTTATTAAtcaatgaaataaaacaaacagataattaggctttccaaaaatgaaattaattttaaaatactcCAAGTCATGTATGGCCAcacttttccatttcttttttataGTGGCATTTGATCCAGCTTCATTTTATGGACATCATGAATATGATTTAGCAATAGCAGGAATGTTTGGAGGTTTTACGAGAGCACTTTATGATGCATATCACAAAGAAATTCCAAAAGAGAAAGGCTTTGACAAGCGACACGAGCTCTATAAACTATTTCATCATCTGAACCACTGG harbors:
- the LOC137975569 gene encoding centromere protein J-like isoform X1, with protein sequence MDRLKSEDVGVINQKENDPSLARDENAIPYVHQEITNSDTKVALAHHAPFEGSQCALPQEPLKARNASIQSQNQTQLLEKFRKLRLWQQQQQQSMLRQQQQSMETLKMEQSQLQAILAAQRSLHDQQTTSRQIVQSASSQDIGKRASPGLLQSKLQQFPNMPVSVNTTTRTADAVDDRERVGQISSDPFGATFSPNIPTMVMIQGELPSQIPETGSGTRAPQYKVPEDERLEESIASFNTTVYPMMWNSTNYRLPMGAIPLSAVTQPLQGNKVLDAPNMFSPMFYPGMKSKEILDIAQSCQTPNLHKELSPGTDIQTNLGIQEKLDNKGNSDPVTTQQHPQCDKVGNCDPGAQLLASVETDFDKQSEADAMSGVYPLYDSESEKDPNEMDDREMDEEEVEDNNNYDEAEFEESNARETTVIDLHDSDSVRKNDGLDEESKDEIDGEARPIKPGIGEGSSVKTFEELLEQQLKCDEASKPEAESRASPQRPQRTFLRKGQGLVRFKGKSASNKTVGQPQRPTGQSVTAPQKKERKTGYPILSNSSQENKKPTVPIGGPVMQSRVTRKIASKSPQVPAGVTDKTTFSKGKQSKESIAPKTQASSGRGKAVLPDKPKPVMQSSAFSRAESTGNPPGLFNSIDASFQMRLQELEEKQEIEEEELEEFELLEQAAANASFSSNSSVVVRVLAKARGNAQGGKCFGQEQSAVNKKSPGGMPRLVDTGCGRADGKVNSSADHPDPELSDHDSDSEGSDITLKEMTLDSVLEVESGDENSNQANLNKWGKVSSHFNPNSSPSLDNDFNDEEAWGEIKKQAKGIAKNMENGDDDDFNDDDDDDSDVTISDIFPLVTSTPPVRQKGSNTARLDQVLENEGDGVMASTPPTSSLVTKLFPQLKPKVKANQQSGRKQPANDAPQNRTGDEKKDDSPVEAVQSVAVRQKLKELETEIEKFRSENAALAKMRAEREEVLKKLQNEIDAFQKQKTEELERLEQFKEEELRKLRRERRVFEKYQKAARAMPDKKERDEIEALRAQVAELQEELKRRESRWSAASTRSRQRIEVLERENQELQDEIKLLERYRLQQWREDEQAREEEDSRLKRPLQRKIAKTMEEASSESGTLPPSSHRSPPLIPDLLEPLSGSNPDSTVFESGSRLSAGGTDSNDNHSGRLQQDENPLSDSRSKLNEAVRSEADAMNRAESNNVCDTQQSKRSPRQRSKTPDGSDRSRGKRNVHFQDESPPLCSSSVDEASPSERTEKQDQREIMHSDGKVEKVNSDGSRVISFANGTRKEISADGKTVIVAFFNGDVKQIMPDQRVIYYYSEAQTTHTTYPDGLEVLQFPSKQIEKHYPDGTKEITFPDETIKYLHPNGAEECVFSDGTIQKVNKDGERTIEFPNGQRETHTKYYKKREYPDGTVKTVYPDGRTETRYSTGRVRVKDRDGRVLVDSSNEVR